From a region of the Oscarella lobularis chromosome 7, ooOscLobu1.1, whole genome shotgun sequence genome:
- the LOC136189585 gene encoding phospholipase B1, membrane-associated-like isoform X1, whose translation MSSCFGALCFLFLAFLAGADGLYLKPKGDRVLQALAESYSESKMHRRVNEGSDPEMEVVRLAAMLRDVANIENFTATQLSPVGAEFSCPRLEPSPEVPQSVHQLRPSDIKVIGALGDSISAAFLSMAETVLDVILVREYVGNSWSIGSDYGDPTEAATLANFLGYYNENLRGSSTGTCRVLQSGTDNCRNGNFNTAKSAAKARAMLGQAERLVALMQADPDVNIEEDWKVVTLWIGGNDLCQFCNNNNRGATPEEYEEYLTQALDYLHENLPRTFVNLVSIIDVAMLQEVSSDIRCTLFHLFECSCLDRQEQLTEYALEYRSRMHEVIDSGRYDTKDDFTVVIQPFYEEAFLPENPIDYFAADCFHFNSKGQAVAAVSLWNNMVEPVGSKSTQLAIDLEAKCPQEPYYLFTKKNSV comes from the exons ATGTCTAGCTGCTTTGGAGCGctctgctttctctttctcg CGTTTCTCGCCGGAGCTGATGGCCTCTATCTAAAGCCAAAAGGTGATCGAG TACTCCAAGCTTTGGCCGAGAGCTACTCCGAATCAAAAATGCACCGACGTGTTAACGAAG GAAGCGATCCCGAGATGGAAGTGGTGCGGCTGGCTGCCATGCTAAGAGACGTCGCCAACATAGAAAACTTCACCGCAACGCAGCTATCT CCTGTTGGAGCCGAATTCTCCTGCCCTAGGCTCGAGCCGTCACCCGAAGTACCTCAATCag TGCATCAACTTCGTCCTTCTGATATCAAAGTGATTGGCGCCTTGGGAGACTCTATCTCT GCTGCATTCCTGTCTATGGCCGAAACCGTACTCGACGTGATTCTTGTTCGCGAATACGTTGGAAATTCGTGGAG CATCGGAAGCGATTACGGTGATCCAACCGAAGCTGCAACTTTAGCAA ATTTTCTGGGATATTACAACGAAAATTTGCGCGGATCGTCAACCGGTACCTGCAGGGTGCTCCAATCTGGCACAGACAACTGTCGGAACGGCAATTTTAACACGGCAAAGAGCGCAGCCAAAGCAAG GGCAATGTTGGGTCAAGCAGAGCGGTTGGTGGCATTGATGCAGGCCGACCCA GATGTGAATATTGAAGAGGACTGGAAGGTTGTGACTCTGTGGATAGGAGGGAACGACTTGTGCCAATTTTGCAATAATAAT aacCGAGGAGCAACCCCTGAGGAGTACGAAGAGTACCTCACGCAAGCTCTTGATTATCTTCACGAAAAC ttgCCACGAACGTTTGTCAATTTGGTGAGTATCATTGACGTGGCAATGCTGCAGGAGGTGTCATCCGACATACGATGCACTTTGTTTCACTT GTTTGAATGCAGTTGTCTGGATAGACAGGAACAGCTGACGGAATATGCACTGGAGTACAGG AGTCGCATGCACGAGGTGATTGATTCTGGTCGATACGACACGAAAGACGACTTTACCGTTGTCATTCAACCATTCTACGAGGAAGCTTTCTTACCC GAAAATCCAATCGATTACTTTGCCGCCGACTGCTTTCATTTTAATTCAAAAGGTCAAGCTGTTGCAGCCGTATCTCTTTGGAATAACATG GTGGAACCGGTTGGA
- the LOC136189584 gene encoding kelch-like protein 20, with translation MTEKARIRTSDFATASLSVMSAMRADRELCDVVLSVDGTDVTVSAHRVVLAAASPYFRAMFSSGMLESRESVVRLADTEVGALRSLVDYAYTGEISVDDSNVDALFLAAHQFQFTEVVYCCEEILIYRIDPSNCISWAKTAQEYDCSLLRRIANRCVAYNVLSLAEIDDGLMALSFDDFANILAMDELVVDSEEQVIELVKKWVGKQAEPPANAEATLLQNCVRWPLLNLKLPSEETVKASSHNSEDVGDTEIPPYRSGSPAVLVAAGGSCHCKHHSDDHAVAYANSYSPIHDSWKAFPSLNHSRYALAVVNASGSLYAVGGLQFVGTSESFELPKRCNFVERYDSESKRWIDVSPMGVSRSGEFCVEMGGRIYACGNGKIDHAMSAESYDPQLDKWQFISAPELNSVVVEKMLHVDGMLHALAFQNFPGLVHLKYDPVVDKWVELFVRGDYGNFIRESFVTLGHSFFSFNCDGSVSQMDTRTGEWSEFGRHATMGMITMVGHDNKIYALNGSEFLWMDVRMKNWIASESPSPVADRSGAAPLDGINY, from the coding sequence ATGACGGAAAAGGCTCGGATACGGACAAGCGACTTCGCAACGGCTAGCCTATCGGTGATGAGCGCAATGCGCGCTGACAGGGAGCtgtgcgacgtcgttctgtccgtcgacggcaccgacGTCACCGTATCGGCTCACCGAGTCGTCCTCGCCGCAGCCAGTCCCTATTTTCGAGCGATGTTTTCAAGCGGAATGCTAGAAAGTCGCGAATCGGTCGTTCGATTGGCCGACACGGAAGTGGGGGCCCTCCGCTCCCTCGTCGACTACGCGTACACGGGAGAAatcagcgtcgacgattccaacgtcgacgcgctgtTCTTAGCCGCtcatcaatttcaattcACTGAAGTCGTGTATTGCTGCGAGGAAATTCTCATTTATCGCATCGACCCATCGAACTGTATCAGTTGGGCTAAGACTGCTCAAGAATACGATTGTTCGTTATTGAGAAGGATCGCCAATCGATGCGTCGCGTACAACGTTCTGAGCCTggccgaaatcgacgacggtcTAATGGCTTTGTCGTTCGATGATTTTGCCAATATCTTGGCTATGGACGAACTTGTTGTCGATTCTGAGGAACAGGTTATTGAGTTGGTGAAGAAATGGGTTGGCAAGCAGGCCGAGCCACCCGCCAACGCAGAAGCAACGTTGCTGCAAAACTGCGTCAGATGGCCTCTTCTCAATCTCAAACTACCGTCAGAGGAAACAGTGAAGGCATCGTCACACAACTCAGAAGATGTAGGAGATACCGAAATTCCTCCTTACCGCAGTGGCAGTCCCGCTGTCCTAGTTGCAGCGGGCGGATCTTGTCACTGCAAGCATCACTCTGATGATCACGCCGTCGCTTATGCAAACTCCTACTCTCCTATTCATGACTCGTGGAAAGCGTTTCCTTCACTCAATCATTCTCGTTATGCATTGGCTGTCGTGAACGCGTCTGGAAGTCTCTACGCAGTCGGTGGGTTACAGTTTGTTGGCACGAGTGAGTCCTTTGAGCTGCCCAAGCGGTGTAATTTCGTTGAACGCTACGATTCTGAATCGAAGCGTTGGATTGACGTGTCACCTATGGGTGTGAGTCGATCCGGTGAATTTTGCGTTGAAATGGGTGGAAGGATATACGCTTGTGGAAATGGAAAAATTGACCATGCTATGTCCGCAGAAAGTTACGACCCACAGCTGGATAAGTGGCAATTTATTAGTGCTCCAGAACTAAACTCTGTCGTTGTGGAAAAGATGCTTCACGTAGACGGGATGCTTCACGCGCTTGCTTTTCAGAACTTCCCCGGTCTTGTACATCTCAAGTATGACCCTGTCGTGGATAAATGGGTTGAGCTATTTGTGCGTGGTGACTACGGGAATTTCATCAGAGAATCTTTCGTCACTTTGGGTCACTCCTTCTTCAGCTTTAACTGTGACGGATCAGTTTCTCAGATGGACACTAGAACTGGTGAGTGGAGTGAGTTCGGCAGGCATGCGACAATGGGAATGATAACAATGGTTGGTCACGATAATAAGATTTATGCTTTGAACGGTTCAGAATTTTTGTGGATGGACGTGCGGATGAAAAATTGGATTGCCAGTGAGTCTCCTTCTCCAGTTGCTGATCGCTCTGGTGCTGCTCCCCTTGACGGTATCAATTATTAG
- the LOC136189582 gene encoding putative lipid scramblase CLPTM1, with protein sequence MAATPSNDAQAVEPASNESNDQENTNNQQPAQPQRQGSFLQGFIWRLVIFWFISNLFRRGGTPGRTFKNLFEKGQQLNLHVFVNEKENFTYVSGNDGDLFWFEEDLEYGNWEDGENGDGSRYISKEIALSDAVQKNASLYLHVFIVKSGFPIDPSEEQYNQLAVVNESLRLNRYKKRRIHKTVNLITGEADVSPGSVQSSNKDEWEEAETISYWHPNITVNLLDDHTPWSPGSVPPPIDQFVKFDNKSSGYYPILYINDFWNLASEYMPINETTPKVTLSLTFSPLTLFRLQMYLSQKTKSQWASYMGEAETTDHDEDTLKLALIETNPYLLGLTIIVSIVHTVFEFLAFKNDVQFWRSRKSLEGLSVRSVFFNVFQSVVVLLYVFDNDTNIMVVFSCFIGLLIELWKVTKVVDIKIDFQTRLFGLLPKISIKDKSTYVQSATRQYDMMAFKYLSVALFPLFFAYGGYSLIYHEHKGWYSFVLSMCYGFLLTFGFIMMTPQLFINYKLKSVAHLPWRMLTYKALNTFIDDLFAFVIRMPMMYRIGCLRDDVIFLIYVYQRWIYPVDPKRFNEFGTSGEKDEAASSEIEGSPGQPEQPVADDSVVAGDDKVKTD encoded by the exons ATGGCTGCAACTCCTTCGAACGACGCTCAGGCCGTCGAACCGGCTTCTAACGAATCGAACGACCAAGAGAACACCAATAACCAACAGCCGGCTCAGCCTCAGCGTCAGGGATCGTTTCTTCAAGGCTTCATCTGGCGCCTGGTCATATTCTGGTTCATTTCCAATCTCTTTCGTCGCGGAGGCACTCCCGGACGAACTTTTAAGAATCTTTTTGAGAAAGGACAGCAACTG AATCTGCACGTCTTTGTCAACGAGAAGGAGAACTTTACCTATGTCTCtggcaacgacggcgaccTATTCTGGTTTGAAGAGGATTTGGAGTATGGAAATTGGGAAGACGGAGAGAACGGCGATGGAAGTCGATATATTTCCAAAGAGATTGCTCTTTCTGAC GCCGTGCAGAAGAACGCATCTCTGTATCTTCACGTTTTCATTGTCAAGAGCGGGTTTCCCATTGATCCTTCAGAGGAACAGTACAATCAATTGGCAGTAGTGAACGAATCTTTAA gacTGAATCGGTAcaagaaaagacgaattcACAAAACCGTGAACTTGATCACTGGCGAAGCAGACGTCAGTCCCGGTTCCGTTCAA tCTTCTAATAAGGATGAATGGGAAGAGGCGGAGACAATCAGCTATTGGCATCCGAATATTACCGTTAATCTGCTGGACGATCACACTCCGTGGTCTCCTGGCTCCGTTCCGCCTCCCATAGATCAAT TTGTCAAGTTTGACAACAAATCGAGTGGCTATTACCCCATTCTCTACATCAACGACTTCTGGAATTTGGCCTCGGAATATATGCCGATCAATGAAACGACTCC aaAAGTGACGCTCAGTCTCACCTTCTCTCCACTCACCCTATTTCGTCTGCAAATGTACTTGtcgcagaaaacgaaatccCAGTGGGCGTCGTACATGGGAGAAGCCGAAACGACCGATCACGATGAGGACACGCTCAAA CTGGCTCTAATTGAAACGAATCCCTACTTGCTCGGTCTGACAATCATCGTCTCGATAGTGCACACAGTCTTTGAATTTCTGGCCTTCAAAAACG ACGTGCAATTTTGGCGATCGAGAAAGTCGTTGGAAGGTCTCAGCGTTCGTTCGGTCTTCTTCAACGTCTTCCAGTcggtcgtcgttctcctaTACGTGTTCGACAACGATACAAACATCATGGTCGTCTTCAGCTGCTTTATCGGACTGCTAATCGAACTGTGGAAAGTCACCAAAGTCGTCGACATCAAG ATTGATTTCCAAACTCGTTTATTTGGACTATTGCCCAAGATATCGATCAAGGATAAATCTACGTATGTCcaatcggcgacgagacaaTATGATATG ATGGCTTTCAAGTATCTCTCTGTGGCCCTATTTCCTCTCTTCTTTGCCTACGGCGGATACTCGCTCATCTATCACGAACACAAGGGCTGGTATTCGTTCGTTCTTAGCATGTGTTACGGATTTCTATTGACATTTG GTTTCATTATGATGACTCCTCAGTTGTTCATTAATTACAAGCTGAAATCGGTTGCTCACCTGCCCTGGCGCATGCTGACCTATAAGGcattgaatacgttcataGACGATCTGTTTGCCTTCGTGATTCGCATGCCTATGATGTATCGAATAGGCTGCCTTCGAGACG atgTCATATTTCTTATCTACGTGTATCAGCGCTGGATCTACCCGGTCGATCCGAAGCGCTTCAACGAGTTTGGCACCAgcggcgaaaaagacgaagcaGCTAGCAGTGAGATCGAAGGATCGCCAGGACAACCAGAACAGCCAGTAGCCGACGATTCAGTGGTAGCGGGAGACGATAAAGTGAAGACAGATTGA
- the LOC136189585 gene encoding phospholipase B1, membrane-associated-like isoform X2 produces the protein MSSCFGALCFLFLAFLAGADGLYLKPKVLQALAESYSESKMHRRVNEGSDPEMEVVRLAAMLRDVANIENFTATQLSPVGAEFSCPRLEPSPEVPQSVHQLRPSDIKVIGALGDSISAAFLSMAETVLDVILVREYVGNSWSIGSDYGDPTEAATLANFLGYYNENLRGSSTGTCRVLQSGTDNCRNGNFNTAKSAAKARAMLGQAERLVALMQADPDVNIEEDWKVVTLWIGGNDLCQFCNNNNRGATPEEYEEYLTQALDYLHENLPRTFVNLVSIIDVAMLQEVSSDIRCTLFHLFECSCLDRQEQLTEYALEYRSRMHEVIDSGRYDTKDDFTVVIQPFYEEAFLPENPIDYFAADCFHFNSKGQAVAAVSLWNNMVEPVGSKSTQLAIDLEAKCPQEPYYLFTKKNSV, from the exons ATGTCTAGCTGCTTTGGAGCGctctgctttctctttctcg CGTTTCTCGCCGGAGCTGATGGCCTCTATCTAAAGCCAAAAG TACTCCAAGCTTTGGCCGAGAGCTACTCCGAATCAAAAATGCACCGACGTGTTAACGAAG GAAGCGATCCCGAGATGGAAGTGGTGCGGCTGGCTGCCATGCTAAGAGACGTCGCCAACATAGAAAACTTCACCGCAACGCAGCTATCT CCTGTTGGAGCCGAATTCTCCTGCCCTAGGCTCGAGCCGTCACCCGAAGTACCTCAATCag TGCATCAACTTCGTCCTTCTGATATCAAAGTGATTGGCGCCTTGGGAGACTCTATCTCT GCTGCATTCCTGTCTATGGCCGAAACCGTACTCGACGTGATTCTTGTTCGCGAATACGTTGGAAATTCGTGGAG CATCGGAAGCGATTACGGTGATCCAACCGAAGCTGCAACTTTAGCAA ATTTTCTGGGATATTACAACGAAAATTTGCGCGGATCGTCAACCGGTACCTGCAGGGTGCTCCAATCTGGCACAGACAACTGTCGGAACGGCAATTTTAACACGGCAAAGAGCGCAGCCAAAGCAAG GGCAATGTTGGGTCAAGCAGAGCGGTTGGTGGCATTGATGCAGGCCGACCCA GATGTGAATATTGAAGAGGACTGGAAGGTTGTGACTCTGTGGATAGGAGGGAACGACTTGTGCCAATTTTGCAATAATAAT aacCGAGGAGCAACCCCTGAGGAGTACGAAGAGTACCTCACGCAAGCTCTTGATTATCTTCACGAAAAC ttgCCACGAACGTTTGTCAATTTGGTGAGTATCATTGACGTGGCAATGCTGCAGGAGGTGTCATCCGACATACGATGCACTTTGTTTCACTT GTTTGAATGCAGTTGTCTGGATAGACAGGAACAGCTGACGGAATATGCACTGGAGTACAGG AGTCGCATGCACGAGGTGATTGATTCTGGTCGATACGACACGAAAGACGACTTTACCGTTGTCATTCAACCATTCTACGAGGAAGCTTTCTTACCC GAAAATCCAATCGATTACTTTGCCGCCGACTGCTTTCATTTTAATTCAAAAGGTCAAGCTGTTGCAGCCGTATCTCTTTGGAATAACATG GTGGAACCGGTTGGA
- the LOC136189586 gene encoding transmembrane prolyl 4-hydroxylase-like, with translation MRMRPCFSSVLIHPFIMVVVLLLFLLLDHRLAFGHPPLTRLEPFELGHERTIALPEIPSRSVSIKTLNVDPPIFAIENFLLPNECQHIIRLAQNAGLETSQAGEPVNDDVTMEDSDYEEAWKAWDTDGDAQLTRAEIVDGMREFTQTVLTEDDVERMFNELGMDENGDGTLDFDEFKNANINDMDGFLDDVEESRPVFKTRYSRQAWLNQGGQDVDVVLETLRERLLHVTGLPRVVVETSESLQVVHYDHRGHYHCHMDSDHYSPSDNMTCCHFDRRDETLGNGRRCALCRYLTLLYYLNDVTLGGATAFPFAHANATFQDSGPEFQRLCNLSAQCDSGVVVTPKMGTAVLWYSHRLDDGGQIGEIDLRTYHGGCDVLDGEKWIANNWIDVDATENFYTRSERSDSEYDTQTHSEL, from the coding sequence ATGCGCATGCGTCCCTGTTTCTCATCCGTTCTCATTCATCCATTCATCATGGTGGTAgttcttcttttgtttttgctgCTCGATCACCGACTGGCATTCGGCCATCCTCCGCTCACTCGTCTCGAACCCTTCGAGCTGGGTCACGAGCGCACGATAGCGCTTCCCGAAATCCCATCTCGCTCCGTCTCCATCAAAACACTCAACGTCGATCCACCCATATTCGCAATCGAGAACTTCTTGCTACCGAACGAGTGCCAACACATCATCCGACTCGCACAGAACGCCGGTCTCGAAACTAGCCAGGCGGGCGAACCCGtaaacgatgacgtcaccatgGAAGACTCCGACTACGAGGAGGCGTGGAAAGCGTGGGAcaccgacggcgacgcgcaGCTAACGCGcgccgaaatcgtcgacggcatgCGCGAATTCACGCAGACCGTTCtcacggaagacgacgtcgaacgaatgTTCAACGAACTCGGCAtggacgaaaacggcgacggaacgtTGGACTTCGACGAGTTCAAGAACGCGAATATAAACGATATGGACggatttctcgacgacgtcgaagagtcGAGACCTGTATTTAAGACTCGATACAGTCGGCAGGCGTGGCTGAATCAGGGCGgtcaagacgtcgacgtcgtgctgGAGACGTTACGAGAGCGACTCCTACATGTGACCGGTTTGCCTCGAGTCGTCGTGGAGACGAGCGAAAGTTTACAGGTCGTGCACTACGATCATCGCGGACACTATCATTGTCATATGGACAGCGATCACTATTCGCCGTCCGATAACATGACGTGTTGTCATTTCGATAGGAGAGACGAAACGCTTGGGAATGGGAGACGCTGCGCGTTGTGTCGATACTTGACTCTGCTCTATTATCTCAATGATGTGACGCTTGGTggagcgacggcgtttccgTTTGCTCACGCCAATGCAACGTTTCAGGACTCGGGTCCCGAGTTCCAACGGCTTTGTAATTTGAGCGCTCAGTGCGATagcggcgtcgtcgtgacgccCAAGATGGGTACGGCCGTTCTGTGGTACAGTcatcgtctcgacgacggggGACAGATTGGGGAAATTGACTTGAGAACGTATCACGGCGGTTGCGACGTGCTCGACGGAGAAAAATGGATTGCAAATAATTGGATTGATGTTGATGCCACCGAGAATTTTTATACGCGTTCTGAACGCTCGGATTCTGAGTATGATACTCAGACGCATTCCGAATTGTAA
- the LOC136189583 gene encoding iduronate 2-sulfatase-like, with amino-acid sequence MDAPFCVALCLLFAAPRFYAAEKKNILFLVADDMKPELGSYDDPLYPVYPHIRSPNLDKLAAKSLVLRRAYVQQAVCSPSRASLLTGRRPDTTHVYDLTTYFRTVGGNFTTIPQYFKEHNYKSVGMGKIFHPGQAAGNNDPISWSVPYYLADNSHWHRFGQRHSWFPITQPMQNRNPLEDDQILAQAVKTLKELAPAAKSGEQPFFLAVGFHKPHLPLLAPEEFFDLYPLENISLPKNDYAPVGMPDIAWSNYLELRNYDDIAQLNASGQINTTLPNETVKNLRRAYYACVSYIDSLIGQVLKELENLGLADNTIISFFGDHGWHLGDHGEWCKNTNFESATRAPLMLHIPGQTTQGITSDALTEFVDIFPTLVEAAGFPRLDLCPEGLSTQATLCSEGQSFLPLINDPAGSNWKKTAFSQFLRGGPRQEIMGYSMRTDRYRYTEWVRFKGDPDYVPDWSVSRGVELYDHTIDPEENINLASRSSYKNVVDQLSKELRAGWRSALPTDVTVPPTAAISSFSTTSPTTDSGAMELRYSAFAAIFCYCFSKFLSIFGC; translated from the exons ATGGACGCCCCATTCTGCGTCGCTCTGTGTCTTCTCTTCGCTGCGCCTCGCTTCTATGcagcggagaagaagaacatcCTTTTTCTAGTTGCTGACGACATGAAACCGGAACTGGGAAGCTATGACGACCCGCTCTATCCCGTTTATCCGCACATCCGATCGCCTAATTTGGACAAACTGGCCGCGAAGAGTTTGGTTTTGCGTCGAGCATACGTTCAGCAAGCGGTCTGCTCGCCAAGTCGCGCTTCCCTGCTCACAGGACGTCGTCCAGACACGACTCACGTCTACGATCTCACGACCTACTTCCGAACGGTCGGCGGCAATTTCACAACCATTCCACAATACTTCAAAGAGCATAATTACAAATCGGTCGGAATGGGAAAAATTTTTCAC cCGGGGCAGGCGGCTGGTAACAATGATCCCATATCGTGGTCTGTTCCGTATTATCTCGCGGACAATTCTCACTGGCACCGATTTGGTCAAAGGCATAGTTGGTTTCCTATTACCCAACCAATGCAGAACAGGAATCCCCTTGAAGATGACCAAATTCTCGCGCAGGCTGTCAAGACTCTAAAGGAGTTGGCTCCAGCGGCTAAAAGCGGGGAGCAGCCGTTCTTTCTTGCAGTCGGATTTCACAAGCCTCATCTTCCGCTTCTTGCACCTGAGGAATTCTTTGATCTGTATCCACTAGAGAATATCAGTCTTCCGAAGAATGATTACGCTCCCGTGGGAATGCCGGACATTGCTTGGTCGAACTATTTAGAGCTCAGGAATTATGACGACATAGCTCAGTTGAATGCAAGTGGACAAATCAATACGACTCTACCCAATGAAACTGTCAAGAACCTTAGAAGGGCTTACTATGCTTGCGTAAGCTACATCGATTCTCTAATTGGACAAGTCCTCAAGGAGTTGGAAAATTTGGGTCTGGCTGACAACACTATCATTTCATTCTTTGGTGATCATGGATGGCATTTGGGAG ATCACGGAGAATG GTGCAAGAACACCAACTTTGAAAGCGCCACACGCGCTCCGCTCATGCTTCACATTCCTGGACAAACGACTCAAGGAATTACAAGTGACGCTTTGACCGAGTTTGTCGACATATTCCCTACGCTCGTCGAAGCTGCTGGTTTTCCTCGTCTCGATCTCTGCCCAGAAGGATTGTCTACTCAAGCGACGCTTTGCAGCGAAGGACAGAGTTTTTTGCCGCTCATCAACGATCCAGCCGGTTCAAATTGGAAAAAGACAGCCTTCTCTCAATTCTTGCGTGGCGGACCTCGTCAAGAGATAATGGGCTACTCAATGAGAACAGACCG GTATCGCTATACGGAATGGGTCAGGTTTAAAGGAGATCCAGACTACGTGCCAGACTGGTCCGTTTCACGTGGAGTCGAGCTCTATGATCACACGATTGATCCG GAAGAGAATATTAATCTTGCCTCGAGAAGCAGCTACAAGAATGTGGTCGACCAACTGAGCAAGGAGCTTCGTGCAGGATGGAGAAGTGCTCTTCCTACTGACGTCACAGTTCCACCCACCGCTGCcatctcttccttttctacTACGAGTCCTACCACAGACTCTGGCGCAATGGAATTGCGCTATTCTGCATTTGCTGCGATTTTTTGTTACTGTTTTAGCAAGTTTTTGAGCATTTTTGGGTGTTAA